Proteins encoded in a region of the Takifugu flavidus isolate HTHZ2018 chromosome 8, ASM371156v2, whole genome shotgun sequence genome:
- the arhgef3l gene encoding rho guanine nucleotide exchange factor (GEF) 3, like isoform X3, producing the protein MEVEENGDSTCWSAQPGGTQSVHCDHAGDEEEEEDEGEMMSDHLKDSEEPSNKRVKPVMKSNSLTGVITPVKTPALKRIGQSISRSISFRTEARPLPPAHLRQRSKASSFPRRRNSQCWSDTVESHDLTVKEIKRQEVIYELTEGERQLIDDLSLVKKVYYEPMLKLDIMTESELGQIFGTLDSLIPLHQDLLSRLERLRGSEKTVGEVGPTLINWFPCLEAYVTYCCNQVGAKALLDQKKNEKRVEHFLRLCQESSFSRKLDLWNFLDLPRSRLVKYPLLLKEIQKCTPPEHPDEDTLPDALELIQSIVAEVNKKTGEAECQFYRRGLMYLEDGQRLPEIQQSRFLYCHGELKNNKGQRLHVFLFELALVLSRPGEDRDGGQVFHVYRQPLPNALINLEEIPDGEAAGGGTFRGAFTGGNDKVKNCFRVSSRGRSKAHSFSLQANDSFSKQQWITCLRQAIVQSRDKKAQTSQSQLPPHPDPALYHIAELSLGSSTDMVDHTSR; encoded by the exons ATGGAAGTGGAGGAGAATGGTGACTCAACTTGCTG GTCTGCACAGCCAGGTGGAACCCAATCTGTCCACTGTGATCACGCTGGG gatgaggaggaggaggaggatgaaggtgaaatGATGTCAGACCACTTGAAGGATTCAGAG GAACCCAGCAATAAAAGGGTCAAACCTGTGATGAAGTCCAACAGCCTAACAGGTGTCATAACCCCCGTCAAGACCCCCGCCCTGAAGCGTATAGGACAGTCGATTTCG CGCTCCATCAGTTTTCGCACCGAGGCTCGACCTTTGCCCCCGGCGCACCTGCGCCAGCGCTCCAAGGCCTCGTCGTTTCCTCGCCGGCGGAACAGCCAGTGCTGGAGCGACACAGTGGAGAGCCACGACCTCACCGTGAAGGAGATCAAGCGCCAAGAG GTGATCTACGAGCTGACTGAGGGAGAGAGGCAACTCATCGACGACCTCAGTCTGGTCAAGAAG GTGTATTATGAGCCCATGCTGAAGCTGGACATCATGACAGAGAGCGAACTTGGACAGATCTTTGGTACCCTGGATTCTCTCATCCCCCTCCATCAAG ATCTCCTTAGTCGTCTGGAGCGGCTGAGAGGATCTGAGAAGACAGTTGGAGAGGTGGGGCCCACCCTGATAAACTGG TTTCCCTGCCTGGAGGCCTATGTCACATACTGCTGTAACCAAGTGGGGGCCAAAGCCTTGCTGGACCAGAAGAAAAACGAAAAAAGGGTGGAGCACTTCCTGCGCCTCTGTCAGGAGTCGTCATTCAGCAGGAAGCTGGACCTGTGGAACTTCCTGGATCTCCCACGGAGCCGTCTGGTCAAATACCCACTGTTGTTGAAGGAGATCCAGAAGTGCACGCCTCCGGAACACCCGGATGAGGACACGCTGCCCGACGCT ctggagctgatccAGAGCATCGTGGCGGAGGTCAACAAGAAGACAGGAGAGGCGGAGTGTCAGTTTTACAGACGGGGCCTCATGTACCTCGAGGACGGTCAGAGGCTACCTGAGATCCAACAGTCCCGCTTCCTCTACTGCCACGGAGAACTGAAGAACAACAAGGGACAG AGGCTCCACGTCTTCCTCTTCGAGCTGGCACTGGTCCTGAGCCGGCCGGGTGAGGACAGAGACGGGGGTCAGGTGTTCCATGTGTACCGGCAGCCTCTGCCAAACGCCTTGATAAACCTGGAGGAGATCCCAGACGGGGAGGCGGCCGGAGGAGGAACCTTCAGAGGAGCGTTCACGGGAGGAAACGATAAAG taaaaAACTGTTTTCGTgtgagcagcagggggcgctccaaAGCTCACTCATTTAGCCTACAGGCCAATGACTCCTTCAGCAAGCAGCAGTGGATCACCTGTCTGCGCCAGGCCATCGTCCAGTCCCGGGATAAGAAGGCCCAGACCAGCCAATCGCAGCTCCCCCCTCACCCCGATCCCGCCCTGTATCACATAGCAGAGCTCAGCCTGGGATCCAGCACGGACATGGTGGACCACACCAGTCGCTGA
- the arhgef3l gene encoding rho guanine nucleotide exchange factor (GEF) 3, like isoform X1 — translation MEVEENGDSTCWSAQPGGTQSVHCDHAGKKRKQEPRPEFFIAIIEDEEEEEDEGEMMSDHLKDSEEPSNKRVKPVMKSNSLTGVITPVKTPALKRIGQSISRSISFRTEARPLPPAHLRQRSKASSFPRRRNSQCWSDTVESHDLTVKEIKRQEVIYELTEGERQLIDDLSLVKKVYYEPMLKLDIMTESELGQIFGTLDSLIPLHQDLLSRLERLRGSEKTVGEVGPTLINWFPCLEAYVTYCCNQVGAKALLDQKKNEKRVEHFLRLCQESSFSRKLDLWNFLDLPRSRLVKYPLLLKEIQKCTPPEHPDEDTLPDALELIQSIVAEVNKKTGEAECQFYRRGLMYLEDGQRLPEIQQSRFLYCHGELKNNKGQRLHVFLFELALVLSRPGEDRDGGQVFHVYRQPLPNALINLEEIPDGEAAGGGTFRGAFTGGNDKVKNCFRVSSRGRSKAHSFSLQANDSFSKQQWITCLRQAIVQSRDKKAQTSQSQLPPHPDPALYHIAELSLGSSTDMVDHTSR, via the exons ATGGAAGTGGAGGAGAATGGTGACTCAACTTGCTG GTCTGCACAGCCAGGTGGAACCCAATCTGTCCACTGTGATCACGCTGGG aagaaaagaaaacaagaacccAGGCCAGAGTTTTTCATCGCAATCATAGAG gatgaggaggaggaggaggatgaaggtgaaatGATGTCAGACCACTTGAAGGATTCAGAG GAACCCAGCAATAAAAGGGTCAAACCTGTGATGAAGTCCAACAGCCTAACAGGTGTCATAACCCCCGTCAAGACCCCCGCCCTGAAGCGTATAGGACAGTCGATTTCG CGCTCCATCAGTTTTCGCACCGAGGCTCGACCTTTGCCCCCGGCGCACCTGCGCCAGCGCTCCAAGGCCTCGTCGTTTCCTCGCCGGCGGAACAGCCAGTGCTGGAGCGACACAGTGGAGAGCCACGACCTCACCGTGAAGGAGATCAAGCGCCAAGAG GTGATCTACGAGCTGACTGAGGGAGAGAGGCAACTCATCGACGACCTCAGTCTGGTCAAGAAG GTGTATTATGAGCCCATGCTGAAGCTGGACATCATGACAGAGAGCGAACTTGGACAGATCTTTGGTACCCTGGATTCTCTCATCCCCCTCCATCAAG ATCTCCTTAGTCGTCTGGAGCGGCTGAGAGGATCTGAGAAGACAGTTGGAGAGGTGGGGCCCACCCTGATAAACTGG TTTCCCTGCCTGGAGGCCTATGTCACATACTGCTGTAACCAAGTGGGGGCCAAAGCCTTGCTGGACCAGAAGAAAAACGAAAAAAGGGTGGAGCACTTCCTGCGCCTCTGTCAGGAGTCGTCATTCAGCAGGAAGCTGGACCTGTGGAACTTCCTGGATCTCCCACGGAGCCGTCTGGTCAAATACCCACTGTTGTTGAAGGAGATCCAGAAGTGCACGCCTCCGGAACACCCGGATGAGGACACGCTGCCCGACGCT ctggagctgatccAGAGCATCGTGGCGGAGGTCAACAAGAAGACAGGAGAGGCGGAGTGTCAGTTTTACAGACGGGGCCTCATGTACCTCGAGGACGGTCAGAGGCTACCTGAGATCCAACAGTCCCGCTTCCTCTACTGCCACGGAGAACTGAAGAACAACAAGGGACAG AGGCTCCACGTCTTCCTCTTCGAGCTGGCACTGGTCCTGAGCCGGCCGGGTGAGGACAGAGACGGGGGTCAGGTGTTCCATGTGTACCGGCAGCCTCTGCCAAACGCCTTGATAAACCTGGAGGAGATCCCAGACGGGGAGGCGGCCGGAGGAGGAACCTTCAGAGGAGCGTTCACGGGAGGAAACGATAAAG taaaaAACTGTTTTCGTgtgagcagcagggggcgctccaaAGCTCACTCATTTAGCCTACAGGCCAATGACTCCTTCAGCAAGCAGCAGTGGATCACCTGTCTGCGCCAGGCCATCGTCCAGTCCCGGGATAAGAAGGCCCAGACCAGCCAATCGCAGCTCCCCCCTCACCCCGATCCCGCCCTGTATCACATAGCAGAGCTCAGCCTGGGATCCAGCACGGACATGGTGGACCACACCAGTCGCTGA
- the usp21 gene encoding ubiquitin carboxyl-terminal hydrolase 21: MPGASGVNGEGSCEALCRTLVSQKGLQRETTDISQSVLYTSLMGLLLVADNEKEQLILGSGRIGLRNIGNTCFLNAIVQCLSHTCGLRDYVLLKRYRQEKCAKEDAKLTEAFSQVLTGLWEETEAVSVVNPRQFYNVFKEAVPYFSGYSQQDAQEFLRFLLDKLHVEINRRPYVRRTVKEPTQKYARFRISEEAAVMWKKHLERDDSRIVDLFSGQLRSSLHCSVCSHYSNTFDVFCDLSLPIPKRSSGREVMLKDCLDLFSQEEKLDRENSPMCERCTRHTECTKRLSIQRFPQVIVIHLNRFTMSRWSISKSTVYVSFPLTNLDLGPYGPVDCGPVLYDLYAICNHVGTVNMGHYTACCLDENGWCLYNDSSVTPVSENQLQTNQAYVLFYQRSNSSGGSSSTATSIRK, from the exons ATGCCTGGAGCCAGTGGCGTTAACGGGGAGGGCTCCTGCGAGGCCCTGTGCCGGACCCTGGTGTCCCAGAAGGGCCTGCAGAGAGAGACGACCGACATCTCGCAGTCTGTCCTCTACACCTCTCTGATGGGCCTGCTCCTGGTGGCCGACAACGAG AAGGAGCAGCTGATCTTAGGAAGTGGAAGAATCGGCCTACGGAACATAGGAAACACA TGTTTCCTGAATGCAATAGTGCAATGTTTGTCTCACACGTGTGGCCTGCGGGACTACGTCCTCCTGAAGCGATACAGACAGGAGAAGTGTGCCAAAGAGGATGCCAAACTgacagaag CTTTCTCTCAGGTGCTGACAGGTCTTTGGGAGGAAACTGAGGCAGTATCTGTTGTAAATCCGCGTCAGTTTTACAATGTTTTCAAAGAAGCGGTGCCATACTTCAGTGGGTACAG TCAGCAGGATGCGCAGGAGTTCCTCAGGTTCTTATTGGACAAGCTGCATGTGGAGATCAACCGCAGACCCTATGTTCGCCGCACGGTGAAGGAGCCTACTCAGAAATACGCCAGATTTAG GATATCAGAAGAGGCTGCTGTCATGTGGAAAAAGCACTTAGAGAGAGATGACAGCAGAATAGTAG acctgTTCTCAGGACAGTTGCGCAGCTCGCTGCATTGCTCTGTGTGCTCCCACTACTCCAACACGTTCGACGTGTTCTGCGACCTGTCTCTGCCCATCCCCAAGAGGAGCTCTGGGAGGGAGGTGATGCTGAAGGACTGCCTGGACCTCTTCTCTCAGGAGGAGAAACTAGACAGGGAGAATTCACCA ATGTGTGAGAGGTGTACCCGGCACACAGAGTGCACCAAACGGCTCTCCATCCAGAGGTTTCCCCAGGTGATTGTGATCC ACTTGAATCGTTTTACGATGTCTCGGTGGTCAATTAGTAAAAGCACCGTGTACGTTTCCTTCCCGCTCACTAACCTGGACCTCGGACCTTATGGACCTGTCGACTGTG GTCCAGTTCTGTATGATTTATATGCAATATGTAACCATGTCGGGACTGTAAACATGGGCCATTACACAGCCTGCTGCTTAGATGAAAATGGCTGGTGTCTATACAATGACTCCAG TGTGACTCCAGTATCTGAAAACCAGCTTCAGACCAACCAAGCATATGTACTGTTCTACCAacgcagcaacagcagcggtggcagcagcagcaccgctaCCAGCATCAGGAAATAG
- the LOC130530615 gene encoding rho-related GTP-binding protein RhoA-C-like, whose translation MAAIRKKLVIVGDGACGKTCLLIVFSKDQFPEVYVPTVFENYVADIEVDGKQVELALWDTAGQEDYDRLRPLSYPDTDVILMCFSVDSPDSLENIPEKWTPEVKHFCPNVPIILVGNKKDLRNDEHTRRELAKMKQEPVRFEDGKEMASRINASGYQECSAKTKDGVREVFEMATRAALQAKKRGKKSNCLLL comes from the exons ATGGCTGCTATCAGGAAGAAGCTGGTGATAGTCGGGGATGGTGCCTGTGGGAAAACCTGTCTGCTCATCGTCTTCAGCAAGGACCAGTTCCCGGAGGTCTACGTCCCCACTGTGTTTGAGAACTATGTGGCAGACATTGAAGTGGACGGCAAACAG GTGGAGCTAGCACTTTGGGACACAGCTGGTCAGGAAGACTATGACAGACTGAGGCCTCTCTCCTACCCTGACACTGACGTCATCctcatgtgtttttctgtagACAGCCCTGACAGCTTAg AGAATATTCCTGAAAAGTGGACACCTGAAGTTAAACACTTCTGTCCAAATGTTCCAATAATCCTGGTGGGGAATAAAAAGGACCTGCGCAACGATGAGCACACCAGACGAGAGCTTGCCAAAATGAAACAG GAACCAGTGAGATTTGAAGATGGCAAAGAGATGGCCAGTCGCATCAATGCCTCTGGCTACCAAGAGTGTTCTGCAAAAACCAAAGATGGTGTGAGGGAAGTCTTTGAGATGGCGACAAGGGCAGCGCTGCAGGCCAAGAAACGTGGAAAGAAGTCCAACTGCCTTCTGTTATAG
- the arhgef3l gene encoding rho guanine nucleotide exchange factor (GEF) 3, like isoform X2, whose translation MEVEENGDSTCWSAQPGGTQSVHCDHAGKRKQEPRPEFFIAIIEDEEEEEDEGEMMSDHLKDSEEPSNKRVKPVMKSNSLTGVITPVKTPALKRIGQSISRSISFRTEARPLPPAHLRQRSKASSFPRRRNSQCWSDTVESHDLTVKEIKRQEVIYELTEGERQLIDDLSLVKKVYYEPMLKLDIMTESELGQIFGTLDSLIPLHQDLLSRLERLRGSEKTVGEVGPTLINWFPCLEAYVTYCCNQVGAKALLDQKKNEKRVEHFLRLCQESSFSRKLDLWNFLDLPRSRLVKYPLLLKEIQKCTPPEHPDEDTLPDALELIQSIVAEVNKKTGEAECQFYRRGLMYLEDGQRLPEIQQSRFLYCHGELKNNKGQRLHVFLFELALVLSRPGEDRDGGQVFHVYRQPLPNALINLEEIPDGEAAGGGTFRGAFTGGNDKVKNCFRVSSRGRSKAHSFSLQANDSFSKQQWITCLRQAIVQSRDKKAQTSQSQLPPHPDPALYHIAELSLGSSTDMVDHTSR comes from the exons ATGGAAGTGGAGGAGAATGGTGACTCAACTTGCTG GTCTGCACAGCCAGGTGGAACCCAATCTGTCCACTGTGATCACGCTGGG aaaagaaaacaagaacccAGGCCAGAGTTTTTCATCGCAATCATAGAG gatgaggaggaggaggaggatgaaggtgaaatGATGTCAGACCACTTGAAGGATTCAGAG GAACCCAGCAATAAAAGGGTCAAACCTGTGATGAAGTCCAACAGCCTAACAGGTGTCATAACCCCCGTCAAGACCCCCGCCCTGAAGCGTATAGGACAGTCGATTTCG CGCTCCATCAGTTTTCGCACCGAGGCTCGACCTTTGCCCCCGGCGCACCTGCGCCAGCGCTCCAAGGCCTCGTCGTTTCCTCGCCGGCGGAACAGCCAGTGCTGGAGCGACACAGTGGAGAGCCACGACCTCACCGTGAAGGAGATCAAGCGCCAAGAG GTGATCTACGAGCTGACTGAGGGAGAGAGGCAACTCATCGACGACCTCAGTCTGGTCAAGAAG GTGTATTATGAGCCCATGCTGAAGCTGGACATCATGACAGAGAGCGAACTTGGACAGATCTTTGGTACCCTGGATTCTCTCATCCCCCTCCATCAAG ATCTCCTTAGTCGTCTGGAGCGGCTGAGAGGATCTGAGAAGACAGTTGGAGAGGTGGGGCCCACCCTGATAAACTGG TTTCCCTGCCTGGAGGCCTATGTCACATACTGCTGTAACCAAGTGGGGGCCAAAGCCTTGCTGGACCAGAAGAAAAACGAAAAAAGGGTGGAGCACTTCCTGCGCCTCTGTCAGGAGTCGTCATTCAGCAGGAAGCTGGACCTGTGGAACTTCCTGGATCTCCCACGGAGCCGTCTGGTCAAATACCCACTGTTGTTGAAGGAGATCCAGAAGTGCACGCCTCCGGAACACCCGGATGAGGACACGCTGCCCGACGCT ctggagctgatccAGAGCATCGTGGCGGAGGTCAACAAGAAGACAGGAGAGGCGGAGTGTCAGTTTTACAGACGGGGCCTCATGTACCTCGAGGACGGTCAGAGGCTACCTGAGATCCAACAGTCCCGCTTCCTCTACTGCCACGGAGAACTGAAGAACAACAAGGGACAG AGGCTCCACGTCTTCCTCTTCGAGCTGGCACTGGTCCTGAGCCGGCCGGGTGAGGACAGAGACGGGGGTCAGGTGTTCCATGTGTACCGGCAGCCTCTGCCAAACGCCTTGATAAACCTGGAGGAGATCCCAGACGGGGAGGCGGCCGGAGGAGGAACCTTCAGAGGAGCGTTCACGGGAGGAAACGATAAAG taaaaAACTGTTTTCGTgtgagcagcagggggcgctccaaAGCTCACTCATTTAGCCTACAGGCCAATGACTCCTTCAGCAAGCAGCAGTGGATCACCTGTCTGCGCCAGGCCATCGTCCAGTCCCGGGATAAGAAGGCCCAGACCAGCCAATCGCAGCTCCCCCCTCACCCCGATCCCGCCCTGTATCACATAGCAGAGCTCAGCCTGGGATCCAGCACGGACATGGTGGACCACACCAGTCGCTGA
- the uba1 gene encoding ubiquitin-like modifier-activating enzyme 1, producing the protein MSSSPLSKKRRLSGTETKTGSHCSSSNSVKTDLSHTPANGMAKNGNDAEIDEGLYSRQLYVLGHDAMKRMQNSNVLISGMRGLGVEIAKNVILGGVKSVTVHDQGVAEWRDLSSQFYLREEDLGKNRAEVSQIRLAELNNYVPVTAYTGALTEDYLTKFQVVVLTTSTLDEQQHLGELCHSKGIKLIIADTRGLFGQLFCDFGEEMIVYDTNGEQPLSAMISMITKDNPGVVTCLDEARHGFESGDYVTFTEIQGMTELNGCQPVEIKVLGPYTFSICDTTGFTDYVRGGIVSQVKIPKKISFKSFSSSMADPEVLMTDFAKFDRPAHLHVGFQAIHAFQKKHSHLPTPWSQADGDEFVALAKELNSSLTGSAKVEELDEALLKKLAYVSAGDLAPINAFIGGLAAQEVMKACTGKFMPITQWLYFDSLECLSEEGDFMLTEEECAPRNCRYDGQIAVFGKNMQETLAKQRYFLVGAGAIGCELMKNFAMIGLAAGEGEVIVTDMDTIEKSNLNRQFLFRPSDVTKMKSDTAAMAVKQMNPSMKITPHQNRVGPDTERVYDDDFFESLDGVTNALDNVDARMYMDRRCVYYRKPLLESGTLGTKGNVQVVIPFLTESYSSSQDPPEKSIPICTLKNFPNAIEHTLQWARDEFEGLFKQPPENSMQYLTDPKFMERTLKLPGAQPVEVLEAVYKSLVTDCPHSWADCVAWARNHWQCQYNNNIRQLLHNFPPDQLTSSGAPFWSGPKRCPHPLEFSTSNELHMDYVVAAANLFAQTYGVQGSTDRAGVIKILQDVKVPVFTPRSGVKIHVSDQELQNSHASVDDSRLEELKTQLPSPESSQFKLCAIDFEKDDDTNFHMDFIVAASNLRAENYDIPPTDRHKSKLIAGKIIPAIATTTAAVVGLVCLELFKIIQGHKKLESYKNGFMNLALPFFGFSEPIAAPKHKYYEIEWTLWDRFEVTGLQPSGEEMTLRQFLDHFKNEHKLEITMLSQGVSMLYSFFMPAAKLKERLDLPMTEIVTKVSKKKLGKHVKALVFELCCNDLSDEDVEVPYVRYTIR; encoded by the exons ATGTCCAGCTCGCCGCTGTCCAAGAAGCGTCGCTTGTCAGGAACAGAGACGAAGACGGGATCCCACTGCTCCTCCTCAAACTCTGTCAAAACTGATCTGTCCCACACACCTGCCAAC GGCATGGCTAAGAATGGCAATGATGCTGAGATTGATGAAGGCCTGTACTCCAGACAGCT TTACGTGTTGGGCCATGATGCGATGAAACGCATGCAGAACTCCAATGTCCTTATTTCTGGTATGAGAGGTCTTGGGGTGGAGATTGCCAAGAATGTCATCTTAGGAGGAGTTAAGAGTGTAACTGTACACGACCAAGGTGTTGCAGAATGGAGAGATCTCTCTTCTCAG tTTTACCTTCGAGAGGAAGATTTGGGGAAAAACCGGGCAGAAGTGAGTCAAATCCGCCTGGCTGAGCTCAACAACTACGTCCCTGTGACAGCATACACTGGAGCCCTCACCGAAGACTACCTGACCAAGTTTCAG GTAGTGGTGCTGACTACCTCTACAttggatgagcagcagcatctgggGGAGCTCTGCCACAGCAAAGGAATAAAGCTGATTATTGCAGATACCCGTGGTCTGTTCGG CCAGCTTTTCTGTGACTTTGGTGAGGAGATGATTGTTTATGACACAAATGGAGAGCAGCCATTAAGTGCCATGATTTCTATGATTACTAAG GACAATCCGGGGGTTGTAACGTGTCTGGATGAGGCTCGTCATGGTTTTGAGAGCGGAGATTATGTCACCTTCACAGAGATTCAGGGGATGACGGAGTTAAATGGCTGCCAGCCAGTGGAAATTAAAGTCCTGG gcccCTACACCTTCAGCATTTGTGACACCACAGGTTTTACAGATTATGTCAGAGGTGGTATTGTCTCCCAAGTCAAGATCCCGAAGAAGATCAGTTTT AAATCCTTTTCTTCGTCTATGGCCGACCCAGAGGTCCTGATGACAGACTTTGCTAAGTTTGATCGTCCAGCACACCTTCATGTGGGCTTCCAAGCAATCCATGCTTTCCAGAAGAAACACAGCCATCTTCCTACACCTTGGAGTCAG gctgATGGGGATGAATTTGTGGCACTGGCCAAAGAGTTAAATTCCAGCCTGACAGGATCAGCCAAAGTGGAAGAGTTGGATGAGGCACTTCTTAAAAAGTTGGCATATGTTTCTGCTGGGGACCTGGCACCCATCAATGCTTTCATTGGCGGTTTGgctgcacaggaagtgatgaag GCTTGCACTGGAAAATTTATGCCCATTACGCAATGGTTATATTTCGATTCCCTGGAGTGCCTGTCTGAAGAAGGTGATTTCATGCTCACAGAGGAAGAGTGTGCTCCT agAAACTGCCGATACGATGGTCAGATTGCAGTGTTTGGCAAAAACATGCAGGAAACACTTGCCAAACAGCGCTACTTCCTG GTTGGGGCTGGTGCCATCGGCTGTGAGTTGATGAAAAACTTTGCCATGATTGGACTggcagctggagagggagaggttATTGTGACAGACATGGACACTATAGAAAAGTCAAACCTCAACAGACAGTTTCTCTTTAGACCATCTGATGTTACG AAAATGAAGAGCGACACCGCAGCTATGGCTGTAAAGCAGATGAATCCTTCCATGAAGATCACTCCTCACCAGAACAGGGTGGGTCCTGACACGGAGAGGGTCTACGACGATGACTTCTTTGAAAGCCTGGACGGAGTGACTAATGCACTTGACAATGTTGATGCAC GTATGTACATGGATCGGAGATGTGTGTACTACCGTAAACCTTTACTGGAGTCTGGTACTCTTGGAACCAAAGGCAACGTCCAGGTGGTGATCCCCTTCCTCACAGAGTCGTATAGCTCCAGTCAAGACCCACCAGAAAAGTCCATCCCCATCTGTACCCTCAAGAACTTTCCTAATGCCATTGAACATACACTGCAG TGGGCTCGTGATGAGTTTGAAGGACTGTTCAAACAGCCACCAGAGAATTCCATGCAGTATCTCAC AGACCCAAAGTTCATGGAACGCACTCTAAAACTTCCTGGAGCTCAGCCTGTAGAGGTGCTGGAGGCGGTCTACAAGAGTCTGGTCACAGACTGTCCACATAGCTGGGCCGACTGTGTTGCCTGGGCACGCAACCACTGGCAGTGCCAGTACAACAACAATATCCGTCAGCTGCTACATAACTTCCCCCCAGATCAG cttACTAGCTCTGGCGCCCCCTTCTGGTCTGGGCCAAAGAGATGTCCTCACCCCCTAGAATTTAGCACTAGTAAT GAGCTGCACATGGATTACGTCGTGGCAGCTGCCAACCTCTTTGCTCAGACATATGGTGTGCAAGGCAGCACAGATCGTGCAGGCGTAATCAAGATTTTGCAAGATGTCAAGGTGCCGGTCTTTACCCCTCGCTCAGGGGTCAAAATCCATGTGTCTGATCAGGAGCTACAGAATAGCCATGCCTCTGTTg ATGACTCCAGACTCGAGGAGCTGAAGACTCAGCTGCCTTCCCCAGAGTCTTCCCAGTTCAAACTCTGTGCCATCGACTTTGAGAAG GATGATGACACCAACTTCCACATGGACTTCATTGTAGCAGCATCCAACTTAAGAGCAGAGAACTATGACATTCCaccaacagacagacacaag AGCAAACTGATAGCTGGCAAGATCATTCCAGCCATTGCGACTACGACAGCTGCAGTGGTGGGCCTAGTGTGTCTGGAGCTCTTTAAAATTATCCAAGGACATAAGAAGCTGGAGTCATATAAGAACGGTTTCATGAACTTGGCCCTTCCTTTCTTCGGCTTCTCCGAACCAATCGCCGCTCCCAAACACAAG TACTATGAAATCGAGTGGACGTTGTGGGATCGATTCGAAGTCACAGGGTTGCAGCCAAGCGGCGAGGAGATGACACTCCGACAGTTCCTGGACCACTTTAAA AATGAACACAAGTTGGAGATCACCATGCTGTCTCAGGGAGTCTCCATGCTTTATTCATTCTTCATGCCTGCTGCCAAGCTCAAAGAGAGGCTTGATCTGCC GATGACTGAGATTGTGACAAAGGTGTCCAAAAAGAAGCTGGGCAAGCACGTGAAAGCGCTGGTGTTCGAGCTCTGCTGTAACGACCTGTCGGACGAGGATGTGGAAGTGCCCTACGTCAGATACACCATCCGCTGA